From the genome of Clarias gariepinus isolate MV-2021 ecotype Netherlands chromosome 28, CGAR_prim_01v2, whole genome shotgun sequence, one region includes:
- the gga3b gene encoding ADP-ribosylation factor-binding protein GGA3 produces the protein MAYQEGETLESWLNKATHPTNRQEDWEYIIGFCDQINKELEGPQISVQLLVHKIHSPQEWEALQALTVLEACMKNCGRRFHNEVGKYRFLNELIKVVSPKYMGESVSERVKTKIIEMLYSWTVAFPNEVKINEAYQTLRRQGLISSDPELPVDKTLIPSPPSRPKNPVFDNEDMGKLLAELLRSKNPEDLQEANRLIKNMVKEDDVRVQKMTKRMHTLEEVNNNVKLLSEMLSHYDQDGSSDADRDLMKELYERCDKLRRTAFKLATETEDHDTSLGEILQASDELERVINIYKKVVKGEMDGEDTEKPKPAIGKGCETDTLIDLAGLDEPPAPQTTPPTLASGASLTTQTACSIPVIPPPPRRLPGGFASQTSSPIHRALEPSPAHSLLDDELLSLGLNDPPLVQSRPKLEDVSWTSLQAPAPPGLDLFSGGAAAPGTVFPPTHSISHHTHPDVVTQGLQDLAMLNLGEVKSVSAPPIIAVGVGFSAPSSLSSNPFISSTTPGSPLHSLQGTPVRSEASLSNLHVPLDSIKTSKALPVTAYDKDGVRVLLHFGSECPPGRPDVLVIVVSMLNTAPLAVKNIELQAAVPKSMKVKLQSPSGAELAPFNPILPPSSITQVMLLANPLKEKVRLRYKLMFLLGERQYCEVCELDQFPPPERWGNL, from the exons ATGGCGTATCAGGAAGGAGAGACTCTCGAATCATGGCTTA ATAAAGCCACTCACCCGACTAACAGGCAGGAGGATTGGGAGTACATCATCGGCTTCTGTGACCAGATCAACAAGGAACTGGAAGG tccaCAGATTTCTGTACAGCTTCTTGTTCACAAAATCCACTCCCCTCAGGAATGGGAGGCTCTCCAGGCTTTAACT GTGTTGGAGGCCTGCATGAAGAACTGTGGCAGACGATTTCACAACGAAGTGGGCAAATACAGGTTCTTAAACGAGCTCATCAAAGTGGTTTCCCCCAAG tACATGGGTGAAAGTGTCTCTGAGAGAGTGAAGACTAAGATTATTGAGATGCTGTACAGCTGGACTGTAGCGTTCCCTAACGAGGTCAAGATTAATGAAGCGTACCAGACACTGAGGAGACAAG GACTCATCTCTTCCGACCCTGAGCTCCCGGTTGATAAAACTCTGATCCCGTCTCCACCTTCTCGGCCCAAAAACCCCGTGTTCGACAACGAGGACATGGGCAAG ttgttagCAGAGCTTCTTCGGAGTAAGAACCCTGAGGATCTTCAGGAGGCCAACAGGCTGATCAAGAACATGGTGAAGGAG GACGACGTTCGGGTTCAGAAAATGACCAAACGCATGCACACGCTGGAGGAAGTAAACAATAACGTCAAGCTGCTGAGCGAGATGCTGAGTCATTACGACCAAGACGGGTCATCAGACGCAGACCGTGACCTTATGAAG GAGCTGTACGAGCGCTGTGACAAACTAAGACGCACAGCATTCAAACTGGCCACAGAGACAGAGGACCACGACACTagtttgg gcgAAATTCTTCAGGCTAGTGATGAGCTGGAGAGagttataaacatttataagaaGGTAGTAAAGGGCGAGATGGATGGAGAGGATACTGAGAAACCGAAACCAGCCATCGGGAAAG GTTGTGAGACAGACACACTCATTGATCTGGCTGGTCTGGATGAACCGCCTGCTCCTCAGACAACTCCTCCCACTCTAGCCTCAGGAGCATCTCTGACCACTCAGACCGCCTGCAGTATTCCGGTGATCCCGCCCCCTCCTCGCCGATTGCCTGGAGGATTTGCCAGTCAGACCAGCAGCCCGATTCACAGAGCCTTAGAGCCATCGCCGGCCCACTCTTTGCTTGACGATGAGCTGCTGTCCCTAG GGCTAAATGATCCTCCTCTGGTACAGAGCAGACCCAAACTGGAAGACGTGTCATGGACTTCTTTACAG GCTCCTGCTCCTCCTGGACTCGACCTGTTCTCTGGTGGAGCAGCAGCACCAGGAACTGTGTTTCCTCCTACACACTCCATaagccaccacacacaccctGACGTGGTGACTCAGGGGCTGCAGGATCTCGCCATGCTAAACCTTGGAGAGGTGAAAAG TGTCTCAGCTCCGCCCATCATAGCAGTTGGTGTGGGGTTCTCCGCACCCTCCTCACTTTCCTCCAATCCGTTTATCAGCTCCACCACGCCCGGCTCGCCCCTGCACTCTCTACAGGGAACCCCTGTGCGCTCTGAGGCGTCTCTCAGCAATCTGCATGTCCCCCTCGACTCCATCAAAACCA gtaaggCTCTTCCTGTGACCGCGTATGATAAAGACGGAGTACGTGTCCTCCTGCACTTCGGCTCTGAGTGTCCTCCTGGGAGACCGGATGTCCTGGTCATTGTGGTGTCCATGCTGAACACGGCTCCTCTCGCTGTAAAGAACATAGAGCTACAGGCTGCAGTGCCCAAg TCTATGAAGGTGAAGCTTCAGAGTCCATCAGGAGCTGAGCTAGCACCCTTTAACCCCATTCTGCCCCCTTCCTCCATCACACAGGTTATGCTTCTCGCTAATCCGCTTAAG gagAAGGTGCGTCTGCGCTACAAGCTGATGTTCCTCCTCGGTGAGAGACAGTACTGTGAAGTGTGTGAGCTGGACCAGTTTCCTCCACCAGAGAGATGGGGAAACCTATAG